The DNA sequence TGCTTTAGTTATATTTGCGTCAATTAATATGCTTAGATACCGTTCCCATACGGGGAACGAAATGACTTGAGAACAATATGAAGAAAATGCTACGAAAATTCCTCTTCTGGAGGGTAAAGCATATCAGTAATCAACACTTCACCATTTTGCTCAGTGGTGTTGTTGGGATTTTAGCGGGGGTATCCGCTGTACTGCTGAAAGAGACGGTACACGCCTTGCAACATTTGCTCCAGGGGAGCCACACAGAGCTTTATGAAACTCCTTACTACATTCTGTACCCCATCATTGGTATTTTGCTGACGGTAATTATTTCCCGTTACATCATGAAGGAAAGGGTAGGGCACGGAATCTCCGACATCCTGTTCAATATTTCCCAGAAATCAGCCGTCATGGCACGAGGCAAAACATGGTCACGCATGATGCTTTCTGCCATTACTGTAGGTTTTGGGGGTTCAGTAGGACTGGAGGCCCCAATTGTAGTAACAGGCTCTGCCATTGGTTCCAACCTCGCATCGATGATGCACCTGGATTACAACCGCCGCTCACTGATGATTGGTTGTGGTTCCGCCGCCGCCATTGCCGCAATCTTTAACTCGCCTATTGCGGGGGTAATTTTCGCCATTGAGGTCATTCTTTCAGATATCTCCGTATCTGCTTTCATTCCGCTACTCATCGCTTCTTCCGTAGGAACCCTGACAAGCCTTGCTTTGGGAAGCCATGAGATCATGTTCTCCTTTAAACATATTGATGCTTTCAGTGCCAGCGATGCCGTTTGGTTTATTGGTCTTGGCGCCTTCTGTGCACTGATTTCTGTTTATTTCACTCGCGTTTCTTACTTCGTGGAGCCACGCCTTCACAACATTAAACATTACGCACTGCGCGCACTGGCTGGTGGTTTGGCCCTGGCCTTCATTATCGTTTTGTTCCCTTCCATTTACGGTGAAGGTTATGAAACCATCAAAGCACTTCTGAATGGACAAGGCCATGAGGTATTCCACTTTGCAGGCTTCTTCTTCCATAATTCAGGGCAAGGGCCTTACGTCCTGATTGCCATGCTTGCCGGTATTTTGCTACTGAAACCATTCGCGACCTCCCTGACGATCGGTTCTGGAGGCTGTGGGGGTATCTTTGCTCCTTCGCTCTTCTTAGGCGGTATTGCTGGATTTTTGTTCGCTACGGTTATTAACCTGATTGCGGGTTATACCCTTTGTTCGCCCATCAACTTTAGCCTGGTAGGTATGGCTGGGGTCATGAGTGGTGTCCTGCATGCTCCACTGATGGGGATCTTCCTGATCGCAGAAATTACGGGTGGTTATGCCCTGATGGTACCGCTGATGATCGTTTCCGCCATGAGTTTCTTTGTCAGTATGCTCTTTGAAAAACACTCTATTTATACCAAAAAATTGATTGAAAGAGGACAGATTTTCCAAGACGACCGCGATGGTCAGGTACTGAATTCACTGAATATCTCGAAACTCATTGAGACCGATCTGCTGAAGGTTTTGCCAACGGCGACCATTGAAGAAATGATTCCGCTGATCAAAGAGTCGAAGCGAAATATCTTCCCTGTGGTGAATGAGGAAGGGCACCTGAGAGGGATTGTTACACTTGATGATATCCGTGAACTGATGTTCGATGAAACCAAGCGCAAAGAGGTGGTCATTAAAACGATCATGCACAAGCCTCATGCCGAGGTGGATCCTACGGAACATATGCGTAACGTTATGACTAAATTTCAGCGTACAGGCGACTGGAACTTGCCTGTGATCGACAAAGAGAATGATAACCAATATTTAGGCTTCGTTTCCAAAGCTCGAATATTTAATGCTTACAGAACAAAACTGCAACGCCAACAGCACAAAGTGTAATTGCGTTCCGTTTTTATTGATACCAAACAGCCATCACTTTTACTGTAAAGTGATGGCTGTTTTTTTTTGCGCTTTATTTGGTTAACCAATCTTAGGATTTTATAAAGTCAATTCTTAAATTTATTTTATTGATCAAGCCCGATTACCTGCCGCATCAATCAGTAATTTTTGCGCATTGATTGACTCCATCCGTAACGATCATTTTTCAGTCAATAAAATTTTTAACAATGCAAACCAAGTACAAAGTTACAGGCCTCATTTCGGTTGTCGCCTTTTTGCTATTCCTTTATTTCCAACTCACGGACATCACCACTTGGGAAGGGCCCTGCCTGATTACCGCCTTGCTGGCGATGGCCATCACAGCAAAAGGTACGGAGAAATTCAGTGGTTTTTCCTATTCTTTAATGATCCTGACCGCCGTAGCAGTCTCTTTGTATTTCCCTGCCCCCTTTGTCCAGGTAGGTTCATTTCAGATGAAAAACCTCATCGTCCCCCTGTTACAAATCATCATGTTTGGCATGGGATCGCAAATGAGCCTAAATGATTTTGCTGGGGTCATCAAGATGCCCAAGGGCGTACTGATCGGCCTGTGCTGCCAGTTTACCATCATGCCCATCGTTGGTTTTATCATCATTTATATCTTCAATTTCCCTGCTGAAATAGCCGCAGGAATTATCCTGATCGGTTCTTCGCCAAGCGGTATGGCCTCCAATGTGATGTCGTTTATCGCCAAGGCCAATTTAGCGTTATCGGTAACCATTACGGCCTGTGCCACCCTTTTGGCACCTTTCATGACACCCCTGCTGATGAAATTACTGGTGGGCCACATGGTCGCCATTGATTTCTGGGGCATGATGATCGGGATTTTCAGTATGGTGATTCTGCCAATATGCGCAGGTCTGATTTTCAATATGTTTATGCACCGCATCAGGATGAAGCAAAACGACCAATTACAGCTTCTTGTACTGAGTGGTATTATCCTGCTCAAAAACGTGATCAGCTTCCTGACAGCTCCAATGGAAACCAACACCCTGATGATTAATTTCGGTACCGATATGGCTTTGTTTGCTGGTCTGCCTATTGCGCTGGCCACCGCCCTGCGCTATTATCAACAAAACCATCAGGCCATTGACCTTGAAAAAATCCTTTCTTTTATCTCCATGGCAGGTATCGGTTTAATCATCACCATCATCACGGCTGCTGGACGGGACAGCCTTCTGCAGGTGGGGCAAATCCTAATACTCGCGTGTCTGCTCCACAATTGTATGGGGTACACCCTTGGCTACGGCCTGAGTAGGCTTTTCCGACTGAAAGAACAGGATTGCCGCACCATTGCACTTGAAGTGGGGATGCAAAATGGAGGCCTGGCCTCAGGCATTGCCGTAGAGCTTGGAAAAACAGCAACCTTGGGCCTTGCAGCCGCTATTTTCGGGTCTATGATGAATGTAACAGGCTCCTCTCTGGCCTCATGGTGGCGAAGAAGAAGCCCCGAACTACCAGAGGACAAATTGGAAAAAATCCCTGCTGAACTGATTTAAGTTCCGGAAAAAGTTCCCCCTGCTGAAAAATCAACTGGTTAAAAATGGCTGGTGAACGAAGCCGTCAAGTCTGCCGTTCACCAGCCACTTCAGCCAACACTTCTTCAAAATGAACGGGGGGTAGAAATGATGGTACTGTCATTTAAAAATCTTTGAAATACACTTTCATACTCCGCAGCACAATCGTTCAGCCTACGCTCAAAAAACCTCATTTACAGCAACATAAAATAGAAAAAGACTATGATACCGTTTGAATGCAAGCGCATAAAAACAGAATAATCATAAATTTTGATTATTTTAGTGAGATACCATTATCCTACTTATCTATTCAAACATGAAAGTTCTCCACTTCTATTTGCTGGCCTTATTGTTTACTTTCAGTGCTTGCGCTGACAAACAGGAAAATAAAGACGCTCCTTCTGCTTCCACAGATGACCCGCTGACCCTCGTGGCAAGCTCCAAAAATCAATGGACAGGAATTACTATCAGCCCCGAAGGACGAATGTTTGTCAATTTTCCCCGATGGTCAGATAATGTCCCGATTTCAGTAGGAGAAATTGTGGATGGGAAAGTTGTTCCGTTTCCCAATAAAAAGTGGAACGACTATCAAAACACCAAAAAAGACGAACCCCATTTTATTGCTGTACAGTCGGTAGTGGCGGATGAGGCGGGCTTTTTGTGGGTACTTGACCCTGCCAACCCCAAGTTTACAGGCGTCGATAACAAAGGGCCAAGAATTCACCTTTTCCATTTGCATGGCGACCATGACGAATACGTAAAAACCATTTATTTCGACTCAAGCGTTTACAGTCAGAACTCCTATTTCAACGACCTGCGTATCAATCATAAAAATGACATGATCTACATTACCGATTCCGGTGCAGGTGGTTTGATTATTTTGGATCTCAATACAGGTGTTTCAAGAAAAATATTGGCCAACCACCCTTCCACACATGCGGAGACCGGCTACCTGAAGCTGAAAAATGGCTTGTGGAAACGCAATATTCATGCGGATGGCATCGCCCTGAGCCCTGACAAAAAGCACCTCTATTACGCGGCACTTTCAGGGCATAGCCTCTATCGGATTTCGACAGAAGTGCTCGACCATCCTGCCTATAATAATGAAAACTATGTGGAGCATGTGGAGCGAATAGCTTCAATTAATGCCCCCGATGGCATGATGTTCGATCAGGAGGGAAACTTATACCTGGGTGACCTTGAAAACGAAGCCATTGCCATTTATAAGGAAGGCTATTATTTCCGGTGGATTAAAGATCGCCGAATCCGATGGGCTGACACTTTTGCCAAAGACAGTAAGGGGAATATGTACTTCACCACTTCGGAAATCAACTACGGGCAGGAAGAGCAACAAACTTATGCAATTTATAAGCTGAACCAAAAACCGACCCTTCCAAAATCAAAAGGTAAAATACTGCTGGCCATTACGAGTCATCAGAAATTGGGCACTTCAGAAGACGCTAAAAAAACGGGCTATTATCTCTCTGAGGTGAGCCATGCCTACTACACCTTTAAGGCAGCCGGCTATGAGGTCGAATTTGTCAGTCCAAAAGGAGGCAAAAGCTATATGGATGGGGTCGATACCACCGATGTGCAAAATGCCCGCTTTCTCAAAGATGATCAGGCGCAACAAAAAATCAACAACAGCTTTGCCGCTCAGGACATTAAACCGAAAGGCTATCGGGCGATCTACTATGC is a window from the Persicobacter psychrovividus genome containing:
- a CDS encoding bile acid:sodium symporter family protein, which encodes MQTKYKVTGLISVVAFLLFLYFQLTDITTWEGPCLITALLAMAITAKGTEKFSGFSYSLMILTAVAVSLYFPAPFVQVGSFQMKNLIVPLLQIIMFGMGSQMSLNDFAGVIKMPKGVLIGLCCQFTIMPIVGFIIIYIFNFPAEIAAGIILIGSSPSGMASNVMSFIAKANLALSVTITACATLLAPFMTPLLMKLLVGHMVAIDFWGMMIGIFSMVILPICAGLIFNMFMHRIRMKQNDQLQLLVLSGIILLKNVISFLTAPMETNTLMINFGTDMALFAGLPIALATALRYYQQNHQAIDLEKILSFISMAGIGLIITIITAAGRDSLLQVGQILILACLLHNCMGYTLGYGLSRLFRLKEQDCRTIALEVGMQNGGLASGIAVELGKTATLGLAAAIFGSMMNVTGSSLASWWRRRSPELPEDKLEKIPAELI
- a CDS encoding chloride channel protein is translated as MKKMLRKFLFWRVKHISNQHFTILLSGVVGILAGVSAVLLKETVHALQHLLQGSHTELYETPYYILYPIIGILLTVIISRYIMKERVGHGISDILFNISQKSAVMARGKTWSRMMLSAITVGFGGSVGLEAPIVVTGSAIGSNLASMMHLDYNRRSLMIGCGSAAAIAAIFNSPIAGVIFAIEVILSDISVSAFIPLLIASSVGTLTSLALGSHEIMFSFKHIDAFSASDAVWFIGLGAFCALISVYFTRVSYFVEPRLHNIKHYALRALAGGLALAFIIVLFPSIYGEGYETIKALLNGQGHEVFHFAGFFFHNSGQGPYVLIAMLAGILLLKPFATSLTIGSGGCGGIFAPSLFLGGIAGFLFATVINLIAGYTLCSPINFSLVGMAGVMSGVLHAPLMGIFLIAEITGGYALMVPLMIVSAMSFFVSMLFEKHSIYTKKLIERGQIFQDDRDGQVLNSLNISKLIETDLLKVLPTATIEEMIPLIKESKRNIFPVVNEEGHLRGIVTLDDIRELMFDETKRKEVVIKTIMHKPHAEVDPTEHMRNVMTKFQRTGDWNLPVIDKENDNQYLGFVSKARIFNAYRTKLQRQQHKV
- a CDS encoding L-dopachrome tautomerase-related protein, which codes for MKVLHFYLLALLFTFSACADKQENKDAPSASTDDPLTLVASSKNQWTGITISPEGRMFVNFPRWSDNVPISVGEIVDGKVVPFPNKKWNDYQNTKKDEPHFIAVQSVVADEAGFLWVLDPANPKFTGVDNKGPRIHLFHLHGDHDEYVKTIYFDSSVYSQNSYFNDLRINHKNDMIYITDSGAGGLIILDLNTGVSRKILANHPSTHAETGYLKLKNGLWKRNIHADGIALSPDKKHLYYAALSGHSLYRISTEVLDHPAYNNENYVEHVERIASINAPDGMMFDQEGNLYLGDLENEAIAIYKEGYYFRWIKDRRIRWADTFAKDSKGNMYFTTSEINYGQEEQQTYAIYKLNQKPTLPKSKGKILLAITSHQKLGTSEDAKKTGYYLSEVSHAYYTFKAAGYEVEFVSPKGGKSYMDGVDTTDVQNARFLKDDQAQQKINNSFAAQDIKPKGYRAIYYAGGHGTMWDFPKSEPLANVAQQIYENGGVVGAVCHGPAGLLPVTLSNGKALIDGKKVNGFTNAEEKAVKLDKIVPFLLEDQLKAKGGIFEHGNKWEEFSVADQRVITGQNPASAEAVAEKMVEWLAK